A single genomic interval of Methyloceanibacter caenitepidi harbors:
- a CDS encoding DUF975 family protein yields MGFSPTTAIQFGWDTFKKRPWFFVGAAAILLVANVLNVGVTSGVNRLTGGTLEEPTIVSNLVNLALSALIIEGAVAFFLAAHDDPDGVAYSALWHPAFYWKFFATSLLTSLAIGFGLVLLIVPGLIAMVLFMFAGFLVVDRGLGPLDALKTSMEMTKGNRWPLFGFAVLTALILALGVLALGLGLLVAVPIVGLATAYAYRALSGRLDNAEAADARLAA; encoded by the coding sequence ATGGGGTTTTCACCTACGACTGCAATCCAGTTTGGCTGGGACACGTTCAAGAAGCGCCCCTGGTTCTTCGTTGGCGCCGCCGCCATTCTGCTTGTGGCGAACGTCCTGAACGTCGGCGTTACCAGCGGGGTCAACAGATTGACGGGAGGCACCCTCGAGGAGCCGACCATTGTGTCGAACCTCGTGAATCTCGCGCTGAGCGCTTTGATCATTGAGGGGGCAGTCGCCTTTTTCTTGGCCGCCCACGACGATCCGGATGGCGTGGCGTATTCTGCCCTTTGGCATCCGGCATTCTATTGGAAGTTTTTCGCCACCTCGCTTCTGACGTCGCTGGCGATCGGCTTCGGTCTCGTCCTGCTGATCGTGCCGGGTCTGATCGCGATGGTGCTGTTCATGTTCGCCGGTTTCCTCGTCGTCGACCGCGGCTTGGGGCCGCTCGACGCGCTGAAGACGAGCATGGAGATGACCAAGGGCAACCGCTGGCCGCTGTTCGGGTTCGCCGTCCTCACAGCGCTCATCCTGGCTCTCGGCGTATTGGCCCTTGGGCTCGGCCTTCTCGTGGCCGTGCCCATTGTGGGGCTCGCCACGGCCTATGCCTACCGGGCCTTGTCGGGCAGGCTTGACAACGCCGAGGCAGCGGACGCGCGGCTGGCGGCCTGA
- a CDS encoding DUF975 family protein — MQFSPGDAIRFGWETFKRRPWFFIGAMVILAVANIAVGIVSGAVDTITGGSYEEPTILGNLVSYLLGVLISMGMTAFFLASHDNPDGVEFATLWHPSPYWKFFATSVLASLAVGIGLVLLIVPGLIAMVLFMFSTFLVIDRGLGPVDALKESMEMTKGNRWPLFGFLLLCLLIIFVGVLALGVGLLVAAPIVGIAFAYAYRLLSGHAARIAPPDARLDI; from the coding sequence ATGCAGTTCTCACCCGGCGACGCAATTCGGTTTGGTTGGGAGACGTTCAAGAGGCGTCCCTGGTTCTTCATTGGCGCGATGGTGATCCTGGCGGTGGCGAACATTGCCGTCGGCATCGTCAGCGGCGCGGTCGACACCATTACGGGTGGCTCGTATGAGGAGCCGACTATCCTCGGCAATCTCGTCAGCTACTTGCTGGGCGTGCTGATCAGCATGGGTATGACGGCCTTTTTCCTGGCCTCCCACGACAATCCAGATGGGGTCGAATTTGCGACCCTGTGGCATCCGAGCCCCTATTGGAAGTTCTTCGCCACGTCCGTTCTGGCCTCGCTGGCCGTGGGTATCGGGCTGGTACTGCTGATCGTCCCCGGGCTGATCGCCATGGTTCTCTTCATGTTTTCGACTTTTCTCGTGATCGACCGCGGCTTGGGCCCGGTCGATGCGTTGAAAGAGAGCATGGAGATGACCAAGGGCAATCGCTGGCCGCTGTTCGGCTTCCTGCTCCTTTGCCTGCTGATCATCTTCGTGGGTGTACTTGCGCTCGGCGTCGGGCTTCTCGTGGCGGCGCCGATCGTCGGCATCGCCTTCGCCTATGCCTACCGGCTCTTGTCCGGCCATGCGGCGCGGATTGCGCCACCGGACGCGCGGCTCGATATCTGA
- a CDS encoding ABC transporter substrate-binding protein, with product MRIDTLPVGLARAVAIAAIMFLGLAAGPASAADNNEPAQQREGGVAIRLPQSPPMTPVDIGYIREEVAGPRPASRLDIEPDNAGIAGAEMGVKENNAGGRFMGHLYGLDVETASSPEEAVEALKKLSESGHNYIVVDASAPTLLKLSDWAADKDILLFNIRAEDVSLRQEDCRANVMHVVPDRYMLADALAQYLVKMGWTDWLVVHGSTDADKAYRDAVVRAAERFGANIVDDREYIDVSGGRRDSVGPIPPAKPHKEANANHQMVKPVDYDVIVVADENQTFGPLIPYRGGGQPRVVAGTTGLTATTWSRGHEKWGATQANNNFEKANNRLMLPIDHMAYVATRTIGEAVTRKPKNDFETVSAFIHGPDLQLAPFKGIKQQFRPWDGQFRQPILIATEKVPVSVSPQKGFPHASHPEIEVDTLGIDEPESKCKM from the coding sequence ATGCGCATCGATACGCTTCCGGTAGGTCTCGCCCGTGCGGTCGCGATTGCCGCTATCATGTTTCTCGGGTTGGCGGCCGGCCCCGCATCAGCCGCCGACAACAACGAACCCGCCCAGCAGAGGGAGGGCGGCGTCGCTATTCGGCTGCCGCAGTCGCCCCCCATGACGCCGGTCGATATTGGCTACATCCGCGAGGAGGTTGCCGGTCCGCGGCCCGCCTCGCGCCTGGACATCGAGCCGGACAATGCGGGCATCGCCGGCGCCGAAATGGGCGTCAAAGAGAACAACGCCGGCGGCCGTTTCATGGGGCACCTCTACGGGCTGGATGTCGAGACGGCTTCATCGCCCGAGGAAGCGGTCGAGGCGCTTAAGAAGCTCTCCGAGTCTGGTCACAACTATATCGTGGTCGACGCTTCGGCGCCGACGTTGCTCAAGCTGTCCGATTGGGCGGCGGACAAGGACATCCTGCTGTTCAATATCCGCGCCGAGGACGTTTCCCTGCGTCAGGAAGATTGCCGCGCGAACGTCATGCATGTCGTGCCGGATCGCTACATGCTCGCCGACGCCCTCGCGCAATATCTCGTCAAGATGGGATGGACGGACTGGCTCGTCGTCCACGGCTCTACGGACGCCGACAAAGCTTACCGCGACGCGGTCGTGCGCGCGGCCGAGCGCTTCGGCGCCAACATCGTCGACGATCGCGAGTACATCGACGTGTCCGGCGGACGGCGCGACAGCGTCGGGCCTATTCCTCCGGCGAAGCCCCACAAGGAAGCCAATGCCAACCACCAGATGGTCAAGCCGGTCGACTACGACGTGATCGTGGTGGCAGACGAGAACCAGACGTTTGGCCCCCTGATACCCTATCGCGGCGGGGGGCAGCCGCGGGTCGTGGCCGGTACGACAGGCCTGACGGCCACCACCTGGAGCCGTGGCCACGAGAAATGGGGCGCGACTCAAGCGAACAACAATTTCGAGAAAGCCAACAACCGGCTCATGCTGCCGATCGACCACATGGCCTACGTGGCCACGCGGACAATCGGAGAAGCAGTGACCCGGAAGCCCAAGAACGACTTTGAAACAGTCTCGGCCTTCATCCACGGGCCTGACCTGCAGCTTGCGCCCTTCAAAGGCATCAAGCAGCAGTTCCGGCCTTGGGACGGTCAGTTCCGCCAGCCCATTCTAATCGCGACCGAGAAGGTGCCGGTGTCCGTATCACCGCAAAAGGGCTTTCCGCATGCGAGCCACCCGGAGATCGAAGTCGACACGCTCGGCATCGACGAGCCGGAGAGTAAATGCAAGATGTAG
- a CDS encoding quinoprotein dehydrogenase-associated putative ABC transporter substrate-binding protein: MLAVVFVCAAGQARAMEAGVLRVCADPDNMPFSNDKGEGFENKLAKLIADRLDLKLVYTWFPEDTGYVPNTVGENACAMVMGYAQGTGLIEDSNPYYYASYVLITRADDAALDGVISLSDPRLKSKRIGLVARTPPASILAMHGLIANAKPFDARSGESQSAIAQKMIAEIVSGELDAGLLWGPIGGYYAALSDVPLNVVPLVKERAGPATFYPITLGIRPNEPQFKHQVNKVLAENADEILAILEDYDVPVLDREGHLLTTEGAAPAVQ; encoded by the coding sequence GTGCTGGCCGTCGTGTTCGTGTGTGCCGCCGGTCAAGCGCGCGCCATGGAGGCGGGCGTCCTGCGCGTTTGCGCCGATCCCGACAACATGCCGTTCTCGAACGACAAGGGGGAAGGCTTTGAAAACAAGCTTGCCAAGCTCATTGCCGACCGTCTGGACCTCAAACTCGTCTACACATGGTTCCCGGAGGACACCGGCTACGTCCCGAATACGGTCGGAGAGAACGCCTGCGCGATGGTGATGGGCTATGCGCAAGGCACGGGGCTGATCGAAGATTCGAACCCTTACTACTACGCATCCTACGTTCTTATTACGCGCGCCGACGATGCGGCGTTGGACGGCGTAATCTCGTTGTCGGATCCAAGGCTCAAATCGAAGCGCATCGGGCTCGTCGCGCGCACGCCGCCGGCGAGCATCCTTGCCATGCACGGCCTGATCGCGAATGCCAAACCGTTCGACGCGCGCTCCGGTGAGAGTCAGTCCGCGATTGCTCAAAAAATGATTGCGGAGATCGTTTCGGGAGAGCTCGATGCGGGGCTTCTTTGGGGACCCATCGGCGGCTACTACGCCGCTCTTTCCGATGTCCCTCTGAACGTCGTGCCGTTGGTAAAGGAGCGCGCGGGGCCGGCGACGTTTTATCCAATCACGCTCGGCATTCGTCCGAACGAACCTCAGTTCAAGCATCAGGTGAACAAGGTCCTGGCCGAGAACGCGGACGAGATCCTAGCGATCCTTGAGGACTACGATGTCCCGGTTCTAGACCGGGAGGGGCACCTTCTGACGACGGAAGGCGCCGCGCCGGCCGTTCAATAA
- a CDS encoding CHASE2 domain-containing protein, with translation MGPRLLYSLIIGAAILASLVLRVWDPTPVARLRSLVFDSYQRLAPLKFDPELPVRIVDIDEESLQRIGQWPWPRTVLSDLLAKLRDAGAATVGFDMVFPEPDRMSPANAVKFWPQSDQLTQLKTELDALPSNDEIFGETIGTAPVVMGFIASPMNQHALPEAKAGISFGGDDPRLFAPHYPGATSSLKELQTPAVGAGALNWVPEYDQIIRRMPILVTLDETLYPSFSADLLRVAQGASTYVVKSSGASGEKAFGEQTGIVKVRVGDFEIPTDANGQMWLHFSPQTRDRYLPAWKILNGELGEEAIAGRILLIGTSAAGLLDLRATPLEASVPGVELHAQAVEQIIRGSYLMRPDFATPAELLYILVLGLLIAVLIYRAGALGSAVLGGLAVAFVVWLSWHAFNSWGWLVDPVYPTIALTAIYLTGSSFVFLRTERERNRVRNAFSHYMAPALVERLADDPERLKLGGENRDMTLLFSDVRGFTTISEGLDAEELTRFLNDLFTPLSNIILDEEGTIDKFMGDALMAFWNAPLDDPYHPGHACAAALRMVDEMAVLNERWQKAAEEAGREYKPVKLGIGLNTGVCCVGNLGSETRFDYSVIGDNVNVASRLEGQSKTYDLVIIVGEETAARAPDFAFLELDLLKVKGKTAATRIFGLLGDDAVRQSEAFGALAAKHQDFLSKYRAMDWDGAKVLLAECETLGGDKLKGLYALYRQRIDAFRITPPPDNWDGSTQAASK, from the coding sequence ATGGGTCCACGCCTTCTTTATAGCCTCATCATCGGGGCCGCGATTCTGGCTTCCCTGGTGCTGCGCGTCTGGGACCCCACGCCCGTGGCCCGGCTGAGATCCCTCGTCTTCGACTCCTACCAGCGCCTGGCTCCCCTCAAGTTCGACCCGGAACTGCCGGTCCGCATCGTCGATATCGACGAGGAGTCGCTGCAACGGATCGGCCAATGGCCCTGGCCTCGGACGGTCCTGAGCGACCTGTTGGCCAAACTGCGCGATGCCGGCGCCGCCACGGTCGGCTTCGATATGGTGTTCCCGGAACCGGACCGGATGTCCCCGGCCAATGCCGTAAAGTTCTGGCCTCAGTCGGACCAGCTCACCCAGCTCAAAACCGAGCTCGACGCGCTTCCCTCCAATGACGAGATTTTCGGCGAGACCATCGGCACGGCGCCGGTCGTGATGGGCTTCATCGCTTCGCCCATGAACCAGCATGCCTTGCCCGAAGCCAAGGCGGGCATCTCCTTCGGCGGCGACGACCCGCGCCTGTTCGCGCCCCACTACCCCGGCGCGACGTCGAGTCTCAAGGAACTGCAGACCCCCGCGGTCGGCGCCGGCGCGCTCAACTGGGTCCCGGAATACGACCAGATTATCCGGCGCATGCCCATTCTCGTGACCCTCGACGAAACGCTGTATCCGTCTTTTTCCGCCGATCTCCTGCGCGTCGCCCAAGGCGCGTCAACCTATGTGGTCAAGTCCTCCGGTGCGAGCGGCGAGAAGGCGTTTGGCGAGCAGACCGGCATCGTCAAGGTCCGCGTCGGCGATTTCGAAATTCCGACCGATGCGAACGGCCAAATGTGGCTCCATTTTTCGCCGCAGACCCGCGATCGTTATCTGCCGGCCTGGAAGATTTTGAACGGCGAGCTGGGTGAAGAAGCGATCGCAGGACGCATTCTTCTGATCGGCACCAGCGCCGCGGGCCTGCTGGACCTTCGTGCGACGCCGCTCGAAGCCTCCGTACCCGGCGTCGAACTGCACGCTCAGGCCGTGGAACAGATCATCCGCGGCAGCTACCTCATGCGGCCCGATTTCGCGACGCCGGCGGAACTACTTTATATCCTCGTCCTCGGCCTCCTGATCGCCGTGCTGATCTACCGGGCGGGGGCGCTGGGCAGCGCCGTGCTCGGCGGGCTCGCCGTGGCCTTCGTCGTCTGGCTGTCGTGGCACGCGTTCAACAGCTGGGGATGGCTGGTCGATCCGGTCTATCCGACGATCGCCTTGACGGCGATCTATCTCACCGGCTCTTCGTTCGTCTTCTTGCGGACCGAGCGCGAACGCAATCGCGTGCGCAACGCCTTCTCGCACTACATGGCTCCCGCTCTCGTGGAACGGTTGGCGGACGATCCCGAGCGGCTCAAGCTCGGCGGCGAGAATCGCGACATGACGCTTCTCTTCAGCGACGTGCGCGGTTTCACCACAATATCGGAGGGGCTGGATGCGGAGGAGCTCACCCGCTTTCTCAACGACCTGTTCACGCCGCTCAGCAACATCATCCTCGACGAGGAAGGCACGATCGACAAATTCATGGGCGATGCGTTGATGGCCTTTTGGAACGCGCCGCTCGACGACCCCTACCATCCCGGACACGCCTGCGCCGCCGCGCTTCGCATGGTCGACGAGATGGCAGTTCTGAACGAGCGCTGGCAGAAGGCCGCAGAGGAAGCCGGCCGTGAGTACAAGCCCGTGAAGCTCGGCATCGGCCTGAACACGGGCGTTTGCTGTGTCGGCAATCTCGGTTCGGAAACGCGGTTCGACTATTCGGTTATCGGCGACAACGTGAACGTCGCTTCCCGCCTCGAGGGCCAGTCGAAGACCTACGACCTCGTGATCATTGTCGGCGAGGAGACTGCGGCCCGCGCGCCGGATTTCGCCTTCCTCGAACTCGACCTGTTGAAGGTCAAAGGCAAGACAGCGGCCACCCGCATCTTCGGTCTGCTGGGCGACGACGCCGTCCGGCAGAGCGAGGCCTTCGGAGCTCTCGCCGCCAAGCACCAGGACTTCCTGTCCAAATACCGCGCTATGGACTGGGACGGCGCCAAGGTGCTACTGGCCGAATGCGAAACATTAGGCGGCGACAAGCTGAAAGGTCTTTACGCGCTCTATCGCCAGCGCATCGATGCATTTCGTATCACGCCCCCGCCGGACAATTGGGACGGCAGCACGCAAGCAGCCTCCAAATAA
- a CDS encoding DUF3307 domain-containing protein, with the protein MPKIAILCLAAIAILMIKHTVADFFLQTPFQYCNKGTYGHPGGFVHAGIHVALTPLAYLVLAPASLMLALWIALGEFVVHYHVDWAKEQFGRRMKATPQTANYWHALGLDQLAHGLTYVGIVAALVWAMS; encoded by the coding sequence ATGCCTAAGATTGCCATTCTTTGCCTCGCCGCGATCGCCATCTTGATGATCAAGCACACCGTGGCGGACTTCTTCCTTCAGACCCCATTCCAATACTGCAACAAGGGGACGTACGGTCATCCGGGCGGCTTCGTGCACGCGGGGATTCATGTGGCGCTGACGCCGCTCGCGTATCTGGTGCTGGCCCCCGCCTCCTTGATGCTGGCGCTCTGGATCGCGCTGGGAGAGTTCGTCGTCCACTACCATGTGGATTGGGCCAAGGAGCAGTTCGGCCGCCGTATGAAGGCGACGCCGCAAACGGCGAACTATTGGCATGCGCTCGGCCTCGACCAGCTCGCACACGGCCTGACCTATGTCGGCATCGTCGCCGCGCTCGTCTGGGCAATGAGCTGA
- a CDS encoding flavodoxin domain-containing protein: protein MNVLIVYGTTEGQTRKVAEHVAKDVSDRGHAVEVLDAAESDANVDLNDFQAVVLAGSVHQEQHQKAVKNFATAHSEQLDSCPSAFISVSLSAALEETRPEAQRYVDQFVELTGWQPRMTLLLGGAVRFTEYDYFQEQVVKFIVMKRGLAAEDGGDREFTDWSALDAFVDEFLERAAS, encoded by the coding sequence GTGAATGTATTGATCGTCTATGGAACCACCGAGGGGCAAACGCGGAAGGTTGCCGAGCACGTGGCCAAGGACGTGTCCGATCGGGGACATGCCGTCGAAGTGCTCGACGCCGCCGAGTCGGATGCCAACGTTGACCTCAATGACTTTCAAGCCGTAGTACTCGCGGGGTCCGTGCACCAAGAACAGCACCAAAAGGCCGTCAAAAACTTCGCGACCGCCCACAGCGAACAGCTGGATTCGTGCCCGTCGGCGTTTATTTCGGTCAGCCTGTCGGCAGCGCTGGAGGAAACCCGGCCCGAGGCGCAACGCTACGTCGATCAGTTTGTCGAGCTGACCGGATGGCAGCCGCGCATGACTCTCCTATTGGGGGGAGCCGTCCGCTTTACCGAGTACGACTATTTCCAGGAGCAGGTCGTGAAGTTCATCGTCATGAAGCGGGGGCTGGCCGCCGAGGACGGAGGCGATCGCGAGTTCACGGACTGGAGCGCTTTGGACGCTTTCGTCGACGAGTTTCTCGAACGCGCCGCGAGCTAA
- a CDS encoding GGDEF domain-containing protein: MTTRGLRPLIRSIADNPRPSIQDALLLASVLLVGALLALQYNLFWFSAELSDPQRKISLAEAMALTVLLALCICAFAVRRLREVRYDTARRAVTRSQMRQLRTLASHDSLTGLANRRELDSALAAAIASAASGRRHAFFMIDLNGFKRINDVYGHAMGDRVLQAVAGRFQSAARPSDLLARLGGDEFALLSYDVDHDTARAIGQRMMATLDSEIRVGGRSHEPSASIGVALIPQNGSTPEEIIHHADIAMYRAKGEDKTALVFFEPPAAIS; encoded by the coding sequence GTGACGACACGCGGACTCAGACCGTTGATACGTTCCATCGCCGACAATCCACGTCCGAGCATACAGGACGCCCTGCTCCTCGCCAGCGTCTTGCTCGTGGGGGCACTGCTCGCGCTACAATACAACCTCTTCTGGTTCAGCGCCGAGCTTTCCGACCCCCAGCGCAAGATCTCGCTTGCCGAGGCAATGGCGCTCACCGTCCTGCTCGCTTTGTGCATTTGTGCCTTCGCTGTCCGGCGGCTGCGCGAGGTCAGGTATGACACGGCGCGCCGTGCCGTGACGCGATCTCAGATGCGGCAGCTGCGCACGCTTGCATCCCATGACTCCCTGACGGGGCTCGCAAATCGCCGCGAGTTGGATTCGGCTCTGGCGGCGGCGATCGCCTCCGCGGCCAGTGGACGGAGGCACGCGTTTTTCATGATCGATTTGAACGGCTTCAAACGCATCAACGATGTTTATGGGCACGCCATGGGAGACCGCGTCCTGCAAGCCGTCGCCGGGCGATTTCAGTCCGCGGCCCGGCCAAGCGATCTGCTGGCGCGGCTCGGCGGCGACGAATTCGCCCTCCTCTCCTATGATGTCGATCACGACACCGCCCGCGCCATTGGTCAGCGCATGATGGCCACGCTGGACAGCGAGATTCGGGTCGGCGGACGCTCCCACGAGCCCAGCGCCTCGATCGGCGTGGCGCTCATTCCCCAAAATGGCTCCACGCCGGAGGAGATTATCCATCACGCCGATATCGCGATGTACCGGGCGAAAGGCGAAGACAAGACCGCGCTCGTGTTCTTCGAACCGCCGGCCGCGATTAGCTGA
- a CDS encoding SulP family inorganic anion transporter produces the protein MAGTISAIVNIAYCISFSALIFQGSIAAGFPLGLAALIMGTMVTGVVVSLTTTLVPADAGPDTPAVAVMSVLATTVAAGLAAKGADTETMIINVMVAITVSTFLTGAVLFGLGGLKLGQWLRFVPFPVIGGFLAASGLLLITGGVEVITGSNLTLSPSSWAVMADMRFAPQIAVGLAFAFFIVLLKRWMDDYLTLPIAFVVFLVVLNAILMWFVADPDTQADWYLAAVGALQLWWPIGALSTHDIDWGVMALSSAEIGAVCGVTAISMLLDVSSLEVARQKSADLDKEFRTNGLANVLASVLGGVAGNLSLNNSLLLQQAGAVTRISGVSVAVVCGLVLFAGADVGSFVPKAILGGMLAYLGTMILIEALVHSPAQRSRTDLALAIAIALVILYFGYLVGVVLGVIGACLLFALSYSRIGVIRRHLTRYELSSSVDRSPEQARLLQEEGKRVHVFWLSGFIFFGSSNGLFERIRREIEEQKEKPVGYIVLDFSAVQGLDTSAVLSLVKLRNYCEERDVTLVFSGLSDSMHAAFLGAGFFGTDRPHQAFPTRNDAVEWCEDMVLLYHEVGEASSHTFETWLQNELGGDITFERVEPYMTRRELDSGAVLFRQGEPSDSVVFQASGCVAITIEGEYGRSIRLRRMLGHTVVGEMGFYRDVPRGANVVAESASVVYILTRESFDKMQDEDPGAAASLHKLIIRLLSDRLDFANREISALH, from the coding sequence ATGGCGGGGACGATCTCGGCGATCGTCAACATCGCCTATTGCATCTCGTTCAGCGCCCTAATTTTCCAAGGCTCTATCGCCGCCGGATTCCCGCTCGGACTGGCCGCGCTCATCATGGGCACTATGGTGACCGGCGTCGTCGTGTCCCTGACCACGACGCTCGTTCCCGCCGATGCGGGGCCCGATACGCCCGCCGTCGCCGTTATGAGCGTGTTGGCAACCACGGTGGCCGCGGGGCTCGCCGCGAAGGGCGCGGACACCGAAACGATGATCATCAACGTAATGGTCGCCATCACGGTCAGCACGTTTCTCACCGGCGCCGTGTTGTTCGGGCTCGGCGGGCTGAAGCTCGGTCAGTGGCTGCGCTTCGTTCCGTTTCCGGTGATCGGCGGCTTCTTGGCCGCATCGGGGTTATTGCTCATCACCGGCGGCGTCGAAGTCATCACCGGCAGCAACCTCACTCTGTCGCCGTCGAGCTGGGCTGTCATGGCGGATATGCGCTTCGCGCCGCAGATCGCCGTGGGGCTCGCCTTCGCCTTCTTCATCGTCCTGCTCAAGCGCTGGATGGACGACTATCTGACGCTGCCCATCGCCTTCGTCGTTTTCCTTGTCGTGTTGAATGCCATTCTGATGTGGTTCGTGGCCGACCCTGACACCCAGGCGGACTGGTATCTGGCGGCCGTCGGCGCCTTGCAGCTCTGGTGGCCCATCGGCGCTCTGTCGACCCACGATATCGATTGGGGCGTCATGGCGCTGAGCAGTGCGGAAATCGGCGCCGTCTGCGGCGTGACGGCGATATCGATGCTGCTCGACGTTTCGAGCCTCGAAGTCGCCAGGCAGAAATCCGCCGATCTCGACAAGGAGTTTCGCACCAACGGGCTCGCCAATGTGCTGGCTTCCGTGCTCGGCGGCGTGGCCGGCAATCTGTCGCTCAACAACAGCCTGCTGCTGCAACAGGCGGGCGCGGTGACGCGGATCAGCGGTGTGTCGGTTGCGGTCGTGTGCGGCTTGGTGCTGTTCGCCGGCGCCGATGTGGGCAGCTTCGTACCCAAGGCGATCCTGGGCGGCATGCTGGCCTATCTCGGCACGATGATTCTGATCGAAGCGCTCGTGCATTCGCCGGCGCAGCGGTCGCGCACGGACCTTGCGCTCGCCATCGCGATTGCGCTCGTCATTCTCTATTTCGGCTATCTGGTGGGCGTGGTGCTGGGCGTCATCGGCGCCTGCCTGCTGTTCGCGCTCTCATACAGCCGGATCGGCGTGATCCGCCGTCACCTGACCCGCTACGAGCTGTCTAGCAGCGTGGACCGTTCGCCGGAGCAAGCGCGCCTCCTCCAGGAGGAAGGCAAGCGCGTCCACGTGTTCTGGCTGTCCGGCTTCATCTTCTTCGGATCCTCGAACGGGCTCTTCGAGCGGATCCGGCGCGAGATCGAGGAGCAGAAAGAGAAACCGGTCGGCTATATCGTGCTCGACTTCAGCGCAGTGCAGGGTCTGGACACGTCGGCCGTCTTGAGCCTCGTCAAGCTGCGCAACTATTGCGAGGAGCGTGACGTCACGCTCGTCTTCAGTGGGCTGAGCGATTCCATGCACGCCGCGTTCCTGGGCGCTGGATTTTTCGGTACGGACCGGCCGCATCAGGCGTTCCCGACCCGCAACGACGCGGTCGAATGGTGCGAGGACATGGTGTTGCTGTATCACGAGGTCGGCGAAGCATCCTCGCACACCTTCGAGACCTGGCTGCAGAACGAACTCGGTGGGGATATCACCTTCGAGCGGGTCGAGCCCTATATGACCCGGCGTGAGTTGGATAGTGGCGCCGTTCTCTTCCGGCAGGGGGAGCCGTCGGACTCCGTCGTGTTCCAGGCATCAGGGTGCGTCGCGATCACGATTGAAGGCGAATACGGGCGGTCCATCCGTCTACGGCGTATGCTGGGTCATACGGTCGTCGGCGAAATGGGTTTCTACCGCGACGTGCCGCGCGGCGCGAACGTGGTCGCGGAGAGCGCGAGCGTCGTTTACATCCTGACCCGCGAGTCCTTCGACAAGATGCAGGACGAAGATCCGGGTGCAGCGGCGTCTCTGCACAAGCTCATTATCCGGCTCTTGTCCGACCGGCTCGATTTCGCCAACCGCGAGATATCCGCTCTGCATTAG
- a CDS encoding leucyl/phenylalanyl-tRNA--protein transferase → MSARQNVLKQVSESLVTSGLYSKPAALVLLAKQFVGFGPRLPDPEKALCQPEGQAGRCSSLDVPTMVAAYAKGLYPQENKWWAPAERAVSFPENVRISQRVWRLLQTQAYGVTFDTDFAAVLRGCAVEEGLVEVFTALHRAGYAHSVEAWDRSGRLAGGLFGLAIGRAFFTEGLFARERDAANVGFVTLSCHLQHWGFTLNDGKRMRGHLSQLGFVAVPRFAFNGLLSKAVLHPSRVGKWGVETGLDAAHWNPRYAGTGKATGQSRRSGNDTLHPSA, encoded by the coding sequence GTGTCCGCGAGACAGAATGTCCTCAAGCAGGTCTCAGAAAGCCTTGTCACGTCCGGGCTTTACAGCAAGCCGGCGGCTTTGGTCTTGCTTGCCAAACAGTTCGTGGGCTTCGGTCCGCGCCTGCCCGATCCGGAGAAGGCGCTGTGTCAGCCCGAAGGGCAGGCCGGACGCTGTTCGTCGCTCGACGTGCCCACCATGGTCGCGGCCTACGCGAAAGGGCTCTATCCCCAGGAGAACAAGTGGTGGGCTCCCGCCGAGCGCGCCGTGTCGTTTCCCGAGAACGTCCGCATTTCACAGCGCGTCTGGCGTTTGCTGCAGACGCAGGCCTATGGCGTCACGTTCGACACGGACTTCGCGGCGGTGCTTCGCGGCTGCGCGGTCGAGGAGGGGCTAGTCGAGGTCTTCACGGCACTGCATCGCGCAGGTTATGCGCACTCGGTCGAAGCTTGGGACCGCAGCGGCCGCCTCGCGGGCGGTCTGTTCGGACTTGCGATCGGACGGGCGTTCTTCACCGAAGGCTTGTTCGCGCGGGAGCGCGATGCGGCAAATGTGGGTTTCGTGACGTTGAGCTGTCATTTGCAGCACTGGGGCTTCACGCTCAACGACGGCAAGCGCATGCGCGGACATCTCAGCCAGCTCGGTTTCGTAGCGGTGCCCCGCTTCGCCTTCAACGGGCTCTTGTCCAAGGCCGTGCTTCATCCAAGCCGGGTGGGCAAGTGGGGCGTGGAAACGGGTCTCGATGCCGCTCATTGGAATCCGCGCTATGCCGGGACGGGCAAGGCGACCGGTCAATCGCGCCGGAGCGGCAACGACACGCTGCATCCGTCGGCCTAA